The following nucleotide sequence is from Paroedura picta isolate Pp20150507F chromosome 1, Ppicta_v3.0, whole genome shotgun sequence.
CGTTTTAGCACTTTTTTTTTAGAACTGAGCCAACTTTCCCTCATTGCTGACACAGTAACTTGCAGTGGAATCCTAAgcaaaattacacccttctaagccattGAATGGGCTTAGGGgtgggtaactctgcttaggatggcacagttAGTGACTTGCTGTTTTCACCTACTCATTCCTGTGCGTAGACTGTAAtatggagaaaggcaggaagacaggATAAGATTATTCTTTTATAAAATGTGTTCACTTTATTTGGGGTGACGGCTCCTGAGTCAGTTTTAGTAGCCTTCCAGTGCCATGTTGTTGCGTTGTCATTGCAAGTAGGAATTTGCAGGAAATTGTCTTCCCAGGATTTAACATTATAAAGGAACACCAGCTGTACCACTGCCCTGTCTTTCTGCAATTCAAAGTACCTTTTTGGAAATCTGAGTGAGCGGGCTTATTATTTCTTCATTCTAGGTGTTGAAAGTTCAGGCTGGACATGCCATGTTTGCCTGGAAGAGCCTGCAATTAAAATTCTTGAGCATTTTGATAAGATAAAGTTGGAGATCAAGGGAAAGCACACCTGCAGAGCAATACCAGCTCCAAGAGATTGGTAAGGTAGTTTCACAATGAGAAAGTTGTACGAAAAGCAATTAGAGATCTCATATCCCAGCTCtcaaagaaaagggagggcaACTAATGTTAGGACAGAACTTATAAAGAGAGGATTCATCCTGCTTCAGCAAGGGAAGAAATGGTCAGCTTGATGGCCAGCATGGTTTAATGCAAAGGCCCCCACTTTTTTGAGCATGTCATCATGTATGGAATTCTGTCAtggtggtggatgcagccacaaaaaAGGCTGTCAAAGGAGGTGAAGCCAACTGCACATGTCAGAgagtgaggttatgcataactgTAATACTAACTCTTCAACATTTAAGTTAGAAGTTTTGTTTAACATgacaccttttaaaatgaacaaattgttttaaaacatttgcttGTATGCGTGTAACATATCTTCAGTCATGCATTGAAGATTAGgcttgggtgcttcggcatccaaagtggccattcccacctgaagcagccagcagctgaagcacccaaccctactgaaGATCCTTGTGATATGGTTTTAGCTGCTACCTGAGTAAAAGTTTTAAAacactgcacagccaatcagtgcCCCAGTGGCTATTCAGAAGCCCTgcagggcaaaagccccaccccctgGCTCTGCCTAGTTCCTAAAAACAGTTGACAGGCACCACAAAAGATAGCACCATTGTGTGCATCTTTGTGAAAAAAAGCTCACCTGAGGCCATAATTTGCTCATCATAGGCACAAACCTGGTTAATTGTAAGGCTCGTGTGCTCCCAGTCTGATCCCATCTCCTTTTCATGAGAGTCAAGGTGACACATGCAGCAGCTCGATAAAAGTCAGGTCCTTGGTGGTGGGAACGTATCCTGCACATCTTAAAACTCTGACTGCCAGTTGTTTCCAAGACCAAGTCCTTTAAAATCAATGAGTCCTTCAAAGCCCTAGGAGACATAGACCGAACAGAACATCCATCTCATATATCTCCATGCTCCAACTATACTGTTAAGGCTACCACCCTCTTGCTGTTTGCCCTGTTAAGGTAGTCCACCTGGCATCAATCATAACTTGGGCCTTTTGCGTTGTAGGTCCAACTTTGTGAAACAGAGTACCAGAGGAGGTGGTGAGAACACCACCTTCATACATTTTCAGGAAGCACTGCAAGGCTATTTTGTTTGCCAGGCCTTTTAATTATAGGGTATAAACTGCAGGCATCATTTGGTGAGGTGGGATTTGTAATACTTTAATTTTGACTCGTAAGTCACCTTGAGTCATGAGGAATATTTTAATACATAAATATGAATGAGGATGTTCTACTACATtgataacaaagtttgagtccagtggcatctttatgaAGTGGCACTTTATTGATACTTTGTTAGTCTgaaaggtgttactggattcagattttgttctgctgcttcacaccaacatggctactcacctgaatctatcttagtATATTGAGGTTAGTTTCTTTTCTAGGAACAGGTTACTTAACTGCAGTTTGATCCTGGTTTAAGAATCCTTCTTGAAAGGGGACAAAAAGAAGCTCAGTGCTTTCAAGCAAAGGgttgaagggaagggagaggcaggaaggaaatCATTCACCAGGTTGTCCCTATCATGAAAAAAAAACTTAACTTTGCTCAAAATATTTGAATGCAGCATATAGAAAGGATTGGATTCTATTTCCTAGCATTTTGTTGTCTCTGCTGCCCTCTGGTCCATTCCTGTTGTTTAAAGGCTGCATGGTTTTCCCTCCTCAGTCTCTTGCAGCTACATTTCTTCCTTTGCTGTAGTTGTTTTTGGGTACCTGCTTCACTTATTGCTGGGACAGGGTAATTAGCTGTCAGCCTGTCAGAATATGTTGATTTCACTTTACCATTCTTTATTTCACTTCAGGTTTGCTAATTTCACTCTTGTTGGCTCAAATCCTGGCTGTTCTTGCCAAGTCAGTGGTGGAATAGCTGTTGAAGAAAGGCGCCAAATCAAACTTGAAATGGAGTAAGTGGCATTTACACAAAGATGGTTCCTCAGAGAGTGGGATGTTTAAGGAAATGAGGTATATCTACTTGCATACAAGACACACAAAATGTTGACATTTCTCGATGACATTTGCCTTGCTTGCTTGAGCTCCACTTTGCCAACCTCGGTCACAAACTGGAGACTTGACATATTCTGTGTGCCGAGGTTTCTACTTCAAATGGTGTGGCCTGGAAGACATAACCTTTTGTACATATTTAACTCCTCCCCACAATGAGTTTGAAATGGATGGAGCTGCcaacattattttcttttattccaATCAATGACGAGTATTGTCATTTTTGGCAAGTATCGCCAGTTCTAAGGCCAAGCTCCCCCCTCAGGGAAAACAGCCCTGAACAATTTAGAACTGAAAATGTACAAATAGCAGAACAGATTTAGGATTGAATCCAACCATCTTTTACAATGATGAAAAAGAGAGCAGGTGGTCTCCTTTACTCAAAAGACATATTCAACAAAGGTTGGAGAGAAATTAGGTGAGGTTACATTAAAAATCTGGCTGGATACAACACTTTGGCTGATTCCGCATGGCTGATTCTGCTAATCCCCACTTTCACATGACACTGCCACCAGGCCAGCCCCCTCTCAGGCCTGCCATGGATCGGGCCTTCATTTGCCACATGTgaaggaacatggaagaatctgtgttcccttcttCAAAGCTGGGGTGAACGAGGCCTGTCCagaggcaggcccatgtggacagggaggCCCGGAGGGGagacaaaatgccctgttcagctttgGTGTGCATTGCTGCATTGTGGgacatttgttttttgttttggaggaaggtgggattgcgttttCATACAATCCTTCCTTCCTGCAAAACAACCCCAccaccactcccccacatggtAGAACCATTCTGCCATGGCTGCATCTCCCATGGGAATACATTTCAGCAGTGAACCTGCTCCGCTGCCATAATGTGTCCCCACAGGTGACACAAAAGCGGCAGAACATATAGATCCCCTGCAACGCACCGGTAGCAGCCCAGAATAGAGCTGCTGGTGCGGAATTGGCCTTTAAATGGACATTCAATTATGAATACTCATgaccacaggttttttttttttaccaccaatAGGTGAAATTTTCAAAATGGATTGGAAGCTTTAATGTTCAGGGTAATGAACCTACTGAATGTCCCTTTACTGTTACTGGAAATTGAAAGGTCAAGAATTTCTTGTTGGTTT
It contains:
- the LOC143836773 gene encoding uncharacterized protein LOC143836773; the encoded protein is MAWDKLLLMKNCGVESSGWTCHVCLEEPAIKILEHFDKIKLEIKGKHTCRAIPAPRDWFANFTLVGSNPGCSCQVSGGIAVEERRQIKLEMESSEADCSK